The Periplaneta americana isolate PAMFEO1 chromosome 2, P.americana_PAMFEO1_priV1, whole genome shotgun sequence genome has a window encoding:
- the LOC138716314 gene encoding uncharacterized protein isoform X17, protein MATTALWFCVLPLVACLAQESDNSQYLIPGTDYAPQPVLDSEPYAEELPPPESQTRSELYADDNDAVPSPEYTSPPARQLAPVILVSKLDDLEFFLAKSAKLGKLGKVEVGVIGKESRFRRSPGKAGSGSGSHSSSQASSSSGSGGDAILFGGGGGGSHSGSSSQSGSSSGGGGGKSGSNSHSQSSSGSSGGGSGSSSYSQSSSSSSSGSFGGGFGDGGFGGGLGGGGLGGGGRGHGGGGSGGFGGGGSGGGGFGGGGSGGGGFGGGGFGGGGLGGGAGGGHGGGGGRGHGGGTGGGFGSGGAGGGAGGGGYGGGGQGGGGSGGFGGGNAGGGGLGGGGLGGGGHGGGAGGSGGFGGGNAGGGGFGGGGLGGGGSGGYGGGGAGGGAHGGGGALGGGGSGGGGFGGGQGGGQGGGFGGGQGGGQGGGHGGGGFGGGGQGGGGFGGGGQGGGGFGGGGQGGGGYGGGGSGGGGGGRGGGGAGGSGSHSTSGSSSGSSAHGGGGGRGGSGSGSSSQSSASSQSGAGAGGGGHGHGHGGHGGGGYGENILLSRIGSSDDGSTGVGGSGTSTGKGVQSSSSAAVDSSGKVSYSAHASKVP, encoded by the exons atggcaacaacCGCGCTGTGGTTCTGCGTCTTGCCACTAGTGGCGTGTTTGGCACAGGAGTCTGACAATTCTCAATACTTAA TTCCTGGTACGGACTACGCGCCGCAACCAGTGCTAGACTCCGAGCCCTACGCGGAAGAATTGCCCCCGCCTGAGTCTCAAACCCGGTCCGAACTTTACGCCGACGACAACGATGCCGTGCCGTCTCCGGAGTACACGAGTCCTCCAGCACGACAGCTGGCCCCTGTGATCCTAGTGTCCAAGCTGGACGACCTGGAGTTCTTCCTGGCGAAGTCCGCCAAGCTGGGCAAGCTGGGCAAGGTGGAGGTGGGCGTCATCGGCAAGGAGAGCCGCTTCCGCCGCAGTCCCGGCAAGGCAGGTTCAGGTTCAGGCTCGCACTCGTCCAGCCAGGCCAGCAGCTCCTCCGGGAGCGGTGGCGACGCCATCTTGTTCGGAGGCGGCGGAGGCGGCAGCCACTCCGGCTCTAGCAGCCAGAGCGGCTCTTCCAGCGGCGGAGGTGGAGGTAAAAGCGGAAGCAACAGCCACAGCCAGAGCAGCAGCGGCTCCTCAGGCGGCGGTAGCGGCAGCAGCAGCTACAGTCAGAGTAGCTCCTCATCCAGCAGCGGCTCGTTCGGAGGCGGCTTTGGAGACGGCGGATTTGGAGGCGGCCTTGGAGGTGGCGGTCTTGGAGGCGGAGGCCGGGGACATGGAGGAGGCGGTAGCGGTGGATTTGGAGGCGGTGGTTCTGGAGGAGGTGGATTTGGAGGCGGTGGATCTGGAGGAGGTGGATTTGGAGGAGGTGGATTTGGAGGAGGCGGACTCGGAGGAGGTGCAGGAGGTGGACACGGAGGAGGTGGCGGCCGCGGACATGGAGGCGGTACTGGTGGTGGATTTGGAAGCGGAGGTGCCGGAGGAGGTGCCGGTGGTGGTGGATATGGAGGAGGCGGCCAAGGAGGAGGAGGCAGTGGAGGGTTTGGAGGCGGAAATGCTGGAGGAG GTGGACTCGGCGGTG GTGGACTCGGCGGTGGTGGACACGGAGGAGGAGCAGGTGGTAGTGGTGGATTTGGAGGCGGAAATGCTGGAGGAGGCGGATTCGGCGGCGGTGGACTCGGAGGAGGTGGTAGTGGTGGATATGGCGGCGGAGGTGCAGGCGGCGGCGCTCATGGCGGAGGTGGTGCACTTGGAGGCGGTGGCTCTGGAGGCGGTGGCTTTGGAGGCGGACAAGGAGGTGGACAAGGCGGTGGCTTTGGAGGCGGTCAAGGAGGTGGACAAGGCGGCGGACATGGCGGAGGTGGATTTGGAGGCGGTGGACAAGGCGGAGGTGGATTTGGAGGTGGTGGACAAGGCGGAGGTGGTTTTGGAGGCGGTGGACAAGGCGGCGGCGGATACGGAGGCGGTGGGAGCGGCGGAGGTGGAGGTGGACGTGGAGGCGGTGGTGCAGGAGGAAGTGGAAGTCACTCAACCTCTGGAAGCTCTAGTGGCAGCAGTGCTCATGGAGGAGGCGGCGGTCGTGGAGGAAGTGGAAGTGGCAGTTCGTCCCAGAGCTCAGCGTCCAGTCAGAGCGGCGCCGGTGCCGGTGGTGGTGGTCACGGTCACGGACACGGCGGTCATGGAGGTGGCGG ATACGGAGAAAACATCCTCTTGTCGAGGATTGGCTCGTCTGACGACGGCTCTACTGGTGTGGGTGGCAGCGGCACTTCCACTGGCAAGGGCGTCCAGTCTTCGTCTAGTGCCGCTGTCGACAGCAGCGGTAAAGTTTCCTACAGCGCACATGCCTCCAAGGTGCCTTGA
- the LOC138716314 gene encoding uncharacterized protein isoform X18: MATTALWFCVLPLVACLAQESDNSQYLIPGTDYAPQPVLDSEPYAEELPPPESQTRSELYADDNDAVPSPEYTSPPARQLAPVILVSKLDDLEFFLAKSAKLGKLGKVEVGVIGKESRFRRSPGKAGSGSGSHSSSQASSSSGSGGDAILFGGGGGGSHSGSSSQSGSSSGGGGGKSGSNSHSQSSSGSSGGGSGSSSYSQSSSSSSSGSFGGGFGDGGFGGGLGGGGLGGGGRGHGGGGSGGFGGGGSGGGGFGGGGSGGGGFGGGGFGGGGLGGGAGGGHGGGGGRGHGGGTGGGFGSGGAGGGAGGGGYGGGGQGGGGSGGFGGGNAGGGGLGGGGHGGGAGGSGGFGGGNAGGGGFGGGGLGGGGSGGYGGGGAGGGAHGGGGALGGGGSGGGGFGGGQGGGQGGGFGGGQGGGQGGGHGGGGFGGGGQGGGGFGGGGQGGGGFGGGGQGGGGYGGGGSGGGGGGRGGGGAGGSGSHSTSGSSSGSSAHGGGGGRGGSGSGSSSQSSASSQSGAGAGGGGHGHGHGGHGGGGYGENILLSRIGSSDDGSTGVGGSGTSTGKGVQSSSSAAVDSSGKVSYSAHASKVP, translated from the exons atggcaacaacCGCGCTGTGGTTCTGCGTCTTGCCACTAGTGGCGTGTTTGGCACAGGAGTCTGACAATTCTCAATACTTAA TTCCTGGTACGGACTACGCGCCGCAACCAGTGCTAGACTCCGAGCCCTACGCGGAAGAATTGCCCCCGCCTGAGTCTCAAACCCGGTCCGAACTTTACGCCGACGACAACGATGCCGTGCCGTCTCCGGAGTACACGAGTCCTCCAGCACGACAGCTGGCCCCTGTGATCCTAGTGTCCAAGCTGGACGACCTGGAGTTCTTCCTGGCGAAGTCCGCCAAGCTGGGCAAGCTGGGCAAGGTGGAGGTGGGCGTCATCGGCAAGGAGAGCCGCTTCCGCCGCAGTCCCGGCAAGGCAGGTTCAGGTTCAGGCTCGCACTCGTCCAGCCAGGCCAGCAGCTCCTCCGGGAGCGGTGGCGACGCCATCTTGTTCGGAGGCGGCGGAGGCGGCAGCCACTCCGGCTCTAGCAGCCAGAGCGGCTCTTCCAGCGGCGGAGGTGGAGGTAAAAGCGGAAGCAACAGCCACAGCCAGAGCAGCAGCGGCTCCTCAGGCGGCGGTAGCGGCAGCAGCAGCTACAGTCAGAGTAGCTCCTCATCCAGCAGCGGCTCGTTCGGAGGCGGCTTTGGAGACGGCGGATTTGGAGGCGGCCTTGGAGGTGGCGGTCTTGGAGGCGGAGGCCGGGGACATGGAGGAGGCGGTAGCGGTGGATTTGGAGGCGGTGGTTCTGGAGGAGGTGGATTTGGAGGCGGTGGATCTGGAGGAGGTGGATTTGGAGGAGGTGGATTTGGAGGAGGCGGACTCGGAGGAGGTGCAGGAGGTGGACACGGAGGAGGTGGCGGCCGCGGACATGGAGGCGGTACTGGTGGTGGATTTGGAAGCGGAGGTGCCGGAGGAGGTGCCGGTGGTGGTGGATATGGAGGAGGCGGCCAAGGAGGAGGAGGCAGTGGAGGGTTTGGAGGCGGAAATGCTGGAGGAG GTGGACTCGGCGGTGGTGGACACGGAGGAGGAGCAGGTGGTAGTGGTGGATTTGGAGGCGGAAATGCTGGAGGAGGCGGATTCGGCGGCGGTGGACTCGGAGGAGGTGGTAGTGGTGGATATGGCGGCGGAGGTGCAGGCGGCGGCGCTCATGGCGGAGGTGGTGCACTTGGAGGCGGTGGCTCTGGAGGCGGTGGCTTTGGAGGCGGACAAGGAGGTGGACAAGGCGGTGGCTTTGGAGGCGGTCAAGGAGGTGGACAAGGCGGCGGACATGGCGGAGGTGGATTTGGAGGCGGTGGACAAGGCGGAGGTGGATTTGGAGGTGGTGGACAAGGCGGAGGTGGTTTTGGAGGCGGTGGACAAGGCGGCGGCGGATACGGAGGCGGTGGGAGCGGCGGAGGTGGAGGTGGACGTGGAGGCGGTGGTGCAGGAGGAAGTGGAAGTCACTCAACCTCTGGAAGCTCTAGTGGCAGCAGTGCTCATGGAGGAGGCGGCGGTCGTGGAGGAAGTGGAAGTGGCAGTTCGTCCCAGAGCTCAGCGTCCAGTCAGAGCGGCGCCGGTGCCGGTGGTGGTGGTCACGGTCACGGACACGGCGGTCATGGAGGTGGCGG ATACGGAGAAAACATCCTCTTGTCGAGGATTGGCTCGTCTGACGACGGCTCTACTGGTGTGGGTGGCAGCGGCACTTCCACTGGCAAGGGCGTCCAGTCTTCGTCTAGTGCCGCTGTCGACAGCAGCGGTAAAGTTTCCTACAGCGCACATGCCTCCAAGGTGCCTTGA
- the LOC138716314 gene encoding uncharacterized protein isoform X1, translating into MATTALWFCVLPLVACLAQESDNSQYLIPGTDYAPQPVLDSEPYAEELPPPESQTRSELYADDNDAVPSPEYTSPPARQLAPVILVSKLDDLEFFLAKSAKLGKLGKVEVGVIGKESRFRRSPGKAGSGSGSHSSSQASSSSGSGGDAILFGGGGGGSHSGSSSQSGSSSGGGGGKSGSNSHSQSSSGSSGGGSGSSSYSQSSSSSSSGSFGGGFGDGGFGGGLGGGGLGGGGRGHGGGGSGGFGGGGSGGGGFGGGGSGGGGFGGGGFGGGGLGGGAGGGHGGGGGRGHGGGTGGGFGSGGAGGGAGGGGYGGGGQGGGGSGGFGGGNAGGGGFGGGNAGGGGFGGGGHGAGGGGSGGFGGGSAGGGLGGGGHEGGAGGSGGFGGGNAGGGGFGGGGHGAGGGGSGGFGGGSAGGGLGGGGHGGGAGGSGGFGGGNAGGGGLGGGGHGGGAGGSGGFGGGNAGGGGFGGGGLGGGGSGGYGGGGAGGGAHGGGGALGGGGSGGGGFGGGQGGGQGGGFGGGQGGGQGGGHGGGGFGGGGQGGGGFGGGGQGGGGFGGGGQGGGGYGGGGSGGGGGGRGGGGAGGSGSHSTSGSSSGSSAHGGGGGRGGSGSGSSSQSSASSQSGAGAGGGGHGHGHGGHGGGGYGENILLSRIGSSDDGSTGVGGSGTSTGKGVQSSSSAAVDSSGKVSYSAHASKVP; encoded by the exons atggcaacaacCGCGCTGTGGTTCTGCGTCTTGCCACTAGTGGCGTGTTTGGCACAGGAGTCTGACAATTCTCAATACTTAA TTCCTGGTACGGACTACGCGCCGCAACCAGTGCTAGACTCCGAGCCCTACGCGGAAGAATTGCCCCCGCCTGAGTCTCAAACCCGGTCCGAACTTTACGCCGACGACAACGATGCCGTGCCGTCTCCGGAGTACACGAGTCCTCCAGCACGACAGCTGGCCCCTGTGATCCTAGTGTCCAAGCTGGACGACCTGGAGTTCTTCCTGGCGAAGTCCGCCAAGCTGGGCAAGCTGGGCAAGGTGGAGGTGGGCGTCATCGGCAAGGAGAGCCGCTTCCGCCGCAGTCCCGGCAAGGCAGGTTCAGGTTCAGGCTCGCACTCGTCCAGCCAGGCCAGCAGCTCCTCCGGGAGCGGTGGCGACGCCATCTTGTTCGGAGGCGGCGGAGGCGGCAGCCACTCCGGCTCTAGCAGCCAGAGCGGCTCTTCCAGCGGCGGAGGTGGAGGTAAAAGCGGAAGCAACAGCCACAGCCAGAGCAGCAGCGGCTCCTCAGGCGGCGGTAGCGGCAGCAGCAGCTACAGTCAGAGTAGCTCCTCATCCAGCAGCGGCTCGTTCGGAGGCGGCTTTGGAGACGGCGGATTTGGAGGCGGCCTTGGAGGTGGCGGTCTTGGAGGCGGAGGCCGGGGACATGGAGGAGGCGGTAGCGGTGGATTTGGAGGCGGTGGTTCTGGAGGAGGTGGATTTGGAGGCGGTGGATCTGGAGGAGGTGGATTTGGAGGAGGTGGATTTGGAGGAGGCGGACTCGGAGGAGGTGCAGGAGGTGGACACGGAGGAGGTGGCGGCCGCGGACATGGAGGCGGTACTGGTGGTGGATTTGGAAGCGGAGGTGCCGGAGGAGGTGCCGGTGGTGGTGGATATGGAGGAGGCGGCCAAGGAGGAGGAGGCAGTGGAGGGTTTGGAGGCGGAAATGCTGGAGGAGGCGGATTTGGAGGCGGAAATGCCGGAGGAGGTGGATTCGGCGGCGGTGGACACGGAGCAGGAGGAGGTGGCAGTGGTGGATTTGGAGGCGGAAGTGCTGGAGGTGGACTCGGCGGTGGTGGACACGAAGGAGGAGCAGGTGGTAGTGGTGGATTTGGAGGCGGAAATGCTGGAGGAGGCGGATTCGGCGGCGGTGGACACGGAGCAGGAGGAGGTGGCAGTGGTGGATTTGGAGGCGGAAGTGCTGGAGGTGGACTCGGCGGTGGTGGACACGGAGGAGGAGCAGGTGGTAGTGGTGGATTTGGAGGTGGAAATGCTGGAGGAGGTGGACTCGGCGGTGGTGGACACGGAGGAGGAGCAGGTGGTAGTGGTGGATTTGGAGGCGGAAATGCTGGAGGAGGCGGATTCGGCGGCGGTGGACTCGGAGGAGGTGGTAGTGGTGGATATGGCGGCGGAGGTGCAGGCGGCGGCGCTCATGGCGGAGGTGGTGCACTTGGAGGCGGTGGCTCTGGAGGCGGTGGCTTTGGAGGCGGACAAGGAGGTGGACAAGGCGGTGGCTTTGGAGGCGGTCAAGGAGGTGGACAAGGCGGCGGACATGGCGGAGGTGGATTTGGAGGCGGTGGACAAGGCGGAGGTGGATTTGGAGGTGGTGGACAAGGCGGAGGTGGTTTTGGAGGCGGTGGACAAGGCGGCGGCGGATACGGAGGCGGTGGGAGCGGCGGAGGTGGAGGTGGACGTGGAGGCGGTGGTGCAGGAGGAAGTGGAAGTCACTCAACCTCTGGAAGCTCTAGTGGCAGCAGTGCTCATGGAGGAGGCGGCGGTCGTGGAGGAAGTGGAAGTGGCAGTTCGTCCCAGAGCTCAGCGTCCAGTCAGAGCGGCGCCGGTGCCGGTGGTGGTGGTCACGGTCACGGACACGGCGGTCATGGAGGTGGCGG ATACGGAGAAAACATCCTCTTGTCGAGGATTGGCTCGTCTGACGACGGCTCTACTGGTGTGGGTGGCAGCGGCACTTCCACTGGCAAGGGCGTCCAGTCTTCGTCTAGTGCCGCTGTCGACAGCAGCGGTAAAGTTTCCTACAGCGCACATGCCTCCAAGGTGCCTTGA
- the LOC138716314 gene encoding uncharacterized protein isoform X2, with the protein MATTALWFCVLPLVACLAQESDNSQYLIPGTDYAPQPVLDSEPYAEELPPPESQTRSELYADDNDAVPSPEYTSPPARQLAPVILVSKLDDLEFFLAKSAKLGKLGKVEVGVIGKESRFRRSPGKAGSGSGSHSSSQASSSSGSGGDAILFGGGGGGSHSGSSSQSGSSSGGGGGKSGSNSHSQSSSGSSGGGSGSSSYSQSSSSSSSGSFGGGFGDGGFGGGLGGGGLGGGGRGHGGGGSGGFGGGGSGGGGFGGGGFGGGGLGGGAGGGHGGGGGRGHGGGTGGGFGSGGAGGGAGGGGYGGGGQGGGGSGGFGGGNAGGGGFGGGNAGGGGFGGGGHGAGGGGSGGFGGGSAGGGLGGGGHEGGAGGSGGFGGGNAGGGGFGGGGHGAGGGGSGGFGGGSAGGGLGGGGHGGGAGGSGGFGGGNAGGGGLGGGGHGGGAGGSGGFGGGNAGGGGFGGGGLGGGGSGGYGGGGAGGGAHGGGGALGGGGSGGGGFGGGQGGGQGGGFGGGQGGGQGGGHGGGGFGGGGQGGGGFGGGGQGGGGFGGGGQGGGGYGGGGSGGGGGGRGGGGAGGSGSHSTSGSSSGSSAHGGGGGRGGSGSGSSSQSSASSQSGAGAGGGGHGHGHGGHGGGGYGENILLSRIGSSDDGSTGVGGSGTSTGKGVQSSSSAAVDSSGKVSYSAHASKVP; encoded by the exons atggcaacaacCGCGCTGTGGTTCTGCGTCTTGCCACTAGTGGCGTGTTTGGCACAGGAGTCTGACAATTCTCAATACTTAA TTCCTGGTACGGACTACGCGCCGCAACCAGTGCTAGACTCCGAGCCCTACGCGGAAGAATTGCCCCCGCCTGAGTCTCAAACCCGGTCCGAACTTTACGCCGACGACAACGATGCCGTGCCGTCTCCGGAGTACACGAGTCCTCCAGCACGACAGCTGGCCCCTGTGATCCTAGTGTCCAAGCTGGACGACCTGGAGTTCTTCCTGGCGAAGTCCGCCAAGCTGGGCAAGCTGGGCAAGGTGGAGGTGGGCGTCATCGGCAAGGAGAGCCGCTTCCGCCGCAGTCCCGGCAAGGCAGGTTCAGGTTCAGGCTCGCACTCGTCCAGCCAGGCCAGCAGCTCCTCCGGGAGCGGTGGCGACGCCATCTTGTTCGGAGGCGGCGGAGGCGGCAGCCACTCCGGCTCTAGCAGCCAGAGCGGCTCTTCCAGCGGCGGAGGTGGAGGTAAAAGCGGAAGCAACAGCCACAGCCAGAGCAGCAGCGGCTCCTCAGGCGGCGGTAGCGGCAGCAGCAGCTACAGTCAGAGTAGCTCCTCATCCAGCAGCGGCTCGTTCGGAGGCGGCTTTGGAGACGGCGGATTTGGAGGCGGCCTTGGAGGTGGCGGTCTTGGAGGCGGAGGCCGGGGACATGGAGGAGGCGGTAGCGGTGGATTTGGAGGCGGTGGTTCTGGAGGAG GTGGATTTGGAGGAGGTGGATTTGGAGGAGGCGGACTCGGAGGAGGTGCAGGAGGTGGACACGGAGGAGGTGGCGGCCGCGGACATGGAGGCGGTACTGGTGGTGGATTTGGAAGCGGAGGTGCCGGAGGAGGTGCCGGTGGTGGTGGATATGGAGGAGGCGGCCAAGGAGGAGGAGGCAGTGGAGGGTTTGGAGGCGGAAATGCTGGAGGAGGCGGATTTGGAGGCGGAAATGCCGGAGGAGGTGGATTCGGCGGCGGTGGACACGGAGCAGGAGGAGGTGGCAGTGGTGGATTTGGAGGCGGAAGTGCTGGAGGTGGACTCGGCGGTGGTGGACACGAAGGAGGAGCAGGTGGTAGTGGTGGATTTGGAGGCGGAAATGCTGGAGGAGGCGGATTCGGCGGCGGTGGACACGGAGCAGGAGGAGGTGGCAGTGGTGGATTTGGAGGCGGAAGTGCTGGAGGTGGACTCGGCGGTGGTGGACACGGAGGAGGAGCAGGTGGTAGTGGTGGATTTGGAGGTGGAAATGCTGGAGGAGGTGGACTCGGCGGTGGTGGACACGGAGGAGGAGCAGGTGGTAGTGGTGGATTTGGAGGCGGAAATGCTGGAGGAGGCGGATTCGGCGGCGGTGGACTCGGAGGAGGTGGTAGTGGTGGATATGGCGGCGGAGGTGCAGGCGGCGGCGCTCATGGCGGAGGTGGTGCACTTGGAGGCGGTGGCTCTGGAGGCGGTGGCTTTGGAGGCGGACAAGGAGGTGGACAAGGCGGTGGCTTTGGAGGCGGTCAAGGAGGTGGACAAGGCGGCGGACATGGCGGAGGTGGATTTGGAGGCGGTGGACAAGGCGGAGGTGGATTTGGAGGTGGTGGACAAGGCGGAGGTGGTTTTGGAGGCGGTGGACAAGGCGGCGGCGGATACGGAGGCGGTGGGAGCGGCGGAGGTGGAGGTGGACGTGGAGGCGGTGGTGCAGGAGGAAGTGGAAGTCACTCAACCTCTGGAAGCTCTAGTGGCAGCAGTGCTCATGGAGGAGGCGGCGGTCGTGGAGGAAGTGGAAGTGGCAGTTCGTCCCAGAGCTCAGCGTCCAGTCAGAGCGGCGCCGGTGCCGGTGGTGGTGGTCACGGTCACGGACACGGCGGTCATGGAGGTGGCGG ATACGGAGAAAACATCCTCTTGTCGAGGATTGGCTCGTCTGACGACGGCTCTACTGGTGTGGGTGGCAGCGGCACTTCCACTGGCAAGGGCGTCCAGTCTTCGTCTAGTGCCGCTGTCGACAGCAGCGGTAAAGTTTCCTACAGCGCACATGCCTCCAAGGTGCCTTGA
- the LOC138716314 gene encoding uncharacterized protein isoform X15, producing MATTALWFCVLPLVACLAQESDNSQYLIPGTDYAPQPVLDSEPYAEELPPPESQTRSELYADDNDAVPSPEYTSPPARQLAPVILVSKLDDLEFFLAKSAKLGKLGKVEVGVIGKESRFRRSPGKAGSGSGSHSSSQASSSSGSGGDAILFGGGGGGSHSGSSSQSGSSSGGGGGKSGSNSHSQSSSGSSGGGSGSSSYSQSSSSSSSGSFGGGFGDGGFGGGLGGGGLGGGGRGHGGGGSGGFGGGGSGGGGFGGGGSGGGGFGGGGFGGGGLGGGAGGGHGGGGGRGHGGGTGGGFGSGGAGGGAGGGGYGGGGQGGGGSGGFGGGNAGGGGFGGGNAGGGGFGGGGHGAGGGGSGGFGGGSAGGGLGGGGHGGGAGGSGGFGGGNAGGGGFGGGGLGGGGSGGYGGGGAGGGAHGGGGALGGGGSGGGGFGGGQGGGQGGGFGGGQGGGQGGGHGGGGFGGGGQGGGGFGGGGQGGGGFGGGGQGGGGYGGGGSGGGGGGRGGGGAGGSGSHSTSGSSSGSSAHGGGGGRGGSGSGSSSQSSASSQSGAGAGGGGHGHGHGGHGGGGYGENILLSRIGSSDDGSTGVGGSGTSTGKGVQSSSSAAVDSSGKVSYSAHASKVP from the exons atggcaacaacCGCGCTGTGGTTCTGCGTCTTGCCACTAGTGGCGTGTTTGGCACAGGAGTCTGACAATTCTCAATACTTAA TTCCTGGTACGGACTACGCGCCGCAACCAGTGCTAGACTCCGAGCCCTACGCGGAAGAATTGCCCCCGCCTGAGTCTCAAACCCGGTCCGAACTTTACGCCGACGACAACGATGCCGTGCCGTCTCCGGAGTACACGAGTCCTCCAGCACGACAGCTGGCCCCTGTGATCCTAGTGTCCAAGCTGGACGACCTGGAGTTCTTCCTGGCGAAGTCCGCCAAGCTGGGCAAGCTGGGCAAGGTGGAGGTGGGCGTCATCGGCAAGGAGAGCCGCTTCCGCCGCAGTCCCGGCAAGGCAGGTTCAGGTTCAGGCTCGCACTCGTCCAGCCAGGCCAGCAGCTCCTCCGGGAGCGGTGGCGACGCCATCTTGTTCGGAGGCGGCGGAGGCGGCAGCCACTCCGGCTCTAGCAGCCAGAGCGGCTCTTCCAGCGGCGGAGGTGGAGGTAAAAGCGGAAGCAACAGCCACAGCCAGAGCAGCAGCGGCTCCTCAGGCGGCGGTAGCGGCAGCAGCAGCTACAGTCAGAGTAGCTCCTCATCCAGCAGCGGCTCGTTCGGAGGCGGCTTTGGAGACGGCGGATTTGGAGGCGGCCTTGGAGGTGGCGGTCTTGGAGGCGGAGGCCGGGGACATGGAGGAGGCGGTAGCGGTGGATTTGGAGGCGGTGGTTCTGGAGGAGGTGGATTTGGAGGCGGTGGATCTGGAGGAGGTGGATTTGGAGGAGGTGGATTTGGAGGAGGCGGACTCGGAGGAGGTGCAGGAGGTGGACACGGAGGAGGTGGCGGCCGCGGACATGGAGGCGGTACTGGTGGTGGATTTGGAAGCGGAGGTGCCGGAGGAGGTGCCGGTGGTGGTGGATATGGAGGAGGCGGCCAAGGAGGAGGAGGCAGTGGAGGGTTTGGAGGCGGAAATGCTGGAGGAGGCGGATTTGGAGGCGGAAATGCCGGAGGAGGTGGATTCGGCGGCGGTGGACACGGAGCAGGAGGAGGTGGCAGTGGTGGATTTGGAGGCGGAAGTGCTGGAG GTGGACTCGGCGGTGGTGGACACGGAGGAGGAGCAGGTGGTAGTGGTGGATTTGGAGGCGGAAATGCTGGAGGAGGCGGATTCGGCGGCGGTGGACTCGGAGGAGGTGGTAGTGGTGGATATGGCGGCGGAGGTGCAGGCGGCGGCGCTCATGGCGGAGGTGGTGCACTTGGAGGCGGTGGCTCTGGAGGCGGTGGCTTTGGAGGCGGACAAGGAGGTGGACAAGGCGGTGGCTTTGGAGGCGGTCAAGGAGGTGGACAAGGCGGCGGACATGGCGGAGGTGGATTTGGAGGCGGTGGACAAGGCGGAGGTGGATTTGGAGGTGGTGGACAAGGCGGAGGTGGTTTTGGAGGCGGTGGACAAGGCGGCGGCGGATACGGAGGCGGTGGGAGCGGCGGAGGTGGAGGTGGACGTGGAGGCGGTGGTGCAGGAGGAAGTGGAAGTCACTCAACCTCTGGAAGCTCTAGTGGCAGCAGTGCTCATGGAGGAGGCGGCGGTCGTGGAGGAAGTGGAAGTGGCAGTTCGTCCCAGAGCTCAGCGTCCAGTCAGAGCGGCGCCGGTGCCGGTGGTGGTGGTCACGGTCACGGACACGGCGGTCATGGAGGTGGCGG ATACGGAGAAAACATCCTCTTGTCGAGGATTGGCTCGTCTGACGACGGCTCTACTGGTGTGGGTGGCAGCGGCACTTCCACTGGCAAGGGCGTCCAGTCTTCGTCTAGTGCCGCTGTCGACAGCAGCGGTAAAGTTTCCTACAGCGCACATGCCTCCAAGGTGCCTTGA